GCCGAAGCCCTTCGAGGTAGGAAAGGAGCTGACTCACACCCTGAAGATCAGGAGAAGCGTGGTCTACAAGCTTTACCGACATGAAATCGATTCCCTCTTCAGATAGCGTTCGTCTCTTTTCGGCAGATGCCGATGCACGCTTTTTAGCCCGCCCCAACCGCTTTACGGTTGAGGCGGAGCTGCGGGAGAGAGGTGCGGACAGCAAGGTGGCGGTTCACTGTGCAAACCCCGGCAGGCTCAAGGAGCTTCTTTATCCCGGTGCCCAACTCATCCTCGAAAGGGCAAAGGGAGGGGCGAAACGAAAGACCAAATGGAGTCTGGCCGCCGTCCGGTTCCAGGGAAAGATCATCCCGTTAATCAGCGCCAGGGCTAACCTGGCGGTGCGGAGCCTCTGCCTTCCGAGGCTCTTTCCCCGCGCCCTTTCCATTGAAGCGGAAAAAACCCTTCCTCAGCAGCCGGGCAGCCGTTTCGACTTTCTCGTGAAAACGGAACAGGCCCTCTATCCTATCGAGGTCAA
The sequence above is drawn from the Sediminispirochaeta bajacaliforniensis DSM 16054 genome and encodes:
- a CDS encoding DNA/RNA nuclease SfsA translates to MKSIPSSDSVRLFSADADARFLARPNRFTVEAELRERGADSKVAVHCANPGRLKELLYPGAQLILERAKGGAKRKTKWSLAAVRFQGKIIPLISARANLAVRSLCLPRLFPRALSIEAEKTLPQQPGSRFDFLVKTEQALYPIEVKACTLLKPFKQASFPDAPTQRGRRHVEELTALAACRDGTGKEYRPKVIIAVFHADAETFSPNAETDPDFAKALCRARNLIDIRIPLFQTDEEGIARVIRETIPFVPAPNHSR